The proteins below come from a single Asanoa ferruginea genomic window:
- a CDS encoding ABC transporter ATP-binding protein, with the protein MTTILPIAGGRTTARAFGRKLRRYPGLGLAAVLASAAASGAAVAVPILLGRLVDLVAAHGETSSLLANAAWILASGLAAAVLAGVSRWLVAEWGSRACADLREEVLDHALRMDAARLEAAGAGDVASRVTDDVEQVTDATRLAAEVFAALVTVAITFAGFATLDWRIALAFLVVFPVYAIALRRFIPQAEQRYAAERRAVAVRTQSLLSTFTGARTVHAYGMEDRQSARVDAASRGAVEARLRAIRGFLWFANVMNYAEAIGLSAVLLTGFLLVRADASTVGEVTAAALLFHRLFGPLGLLLVTFNDVQSAGAALARLVGVAELEMPAPSGHVAAKTPTSVVATAVAHHYLDGPTVLHDVSIEIPAGRSLAVVGASGAGKTTLAAILGGVFPATGGEVRLGGRPIGDLAPDELRRLVGVVTQEVHVFAGTLADDLRLAVPDATDHDLHAALKLAGADDWVTALPDGLQTRVGDGEHPLTASQAQQLALARIALVDPPVVILDEASAEAGSAGARQLELASAALLQDRTAVVVAHRLTQAQSCDRIAVMAQGRIIELGTPAELIAAGGAYAELWAAWHTA; encoded by the coding sequence ATGACGACGATCCTGCCCATCGCCGGCGGCCGCACCACCGCCCGCGCGTTCGGCCGCAAGCTGCGCCGCTATCCCGGTCTCGGGCTGGCCGCGGTGCTGGCCTCGGCCGCGGCGAGCGGTGCGGCGGTCGCCGTGCCGATCCTGCTCGGCCGCCTGGTCGACCTGGTCGCGGCGCACGGCGAGACCTCGTCGCTGCTGGCCAACGCGGCGTGGATCCTGGCCTCCGGCCTCGCCGCGGCGGTGCTGGCCGGCGTTTCCCGCTGGCTCGTCGCCGAGTGGGGCTCGCGGGCCTGCGCCGACCTGCGCGAAGAGGTGCTCGACCACGCGCTGCGGATGGACGCGGCCCGGCTCGAGGCCGCCGGTGCCGGCGACGTCGCCTCCCGGGTCACCGACGACGTCGAGCAGGTCACCGACGCGACCCGGCTGGCCGCCGAGGTGTTCGCCGCGCTGGTCACCGTCGCCATCACGTTCGCCGGTTTCGCCACCCTCGACTGGCGGATCGCGCTGGCGTTCCTGGTCGTCTTCCCGGTCTACGCGATCGCTCTGCGCCGGTTCATCCCGCAGGCCGAGCAGCGCTACGCCGCCGAACGGCGGGCCGTGGCGGTGCGCACGCAGAGCCTGCTCAGCACGTTCACCGGCGCGCGGACCGTGCACGCCTACGGCATGGAAGACCGGCAAAGCGCCCGCGTCGACGCGGCCTCCCGCGGCGCCGTCGAAGCCCGGCTGCGCGCCATCCGCGGGTTCCTGTGGTTCGCCAACGTGATGAACTACGCCGAGGCGATCGGTCTCAGCGCCGTGCTACTGACCGGTTTCCTGCTGGTCCGCGCCGACGCCAGCACGGTCGGTGAGGTCACCGCAGCCGCGCTGCTCTTCCACCGGCTGTTTGGCCCGCTGGGCCTGCTGCTGGTCACCTTCAACGACGTGCAGTCGGCCGGCGCCGCGCTGGCCCGGCTCGTCGGCGTCGCCGAGTTGGAGATGCCGGCCCCGTCCGGGCACGTCGCCGCGAAGACACCGACCAGCGTCGTCGCCACCGCGGTCGCACACCACTACCTCGACGGGCCGACCGTGCTGCACGACGTGTCGATCGAGATCCCGGCCGGCCGGTCACTGGCCGTCGTCGGCGCGAGCGGCGCGGGCAAGACCACCCTCGCCGCGATCCTCGGCGGCGTCTTCCCGGCCACCGGCGGCGAGGTGCGGTTGGGCGGCCGGCCGATCGGCGACCTGGCCCCCGACGAGCTGCGCCGGCTGGTCGGCGTCGTGACCCAGGAGGTGCACGTCTTCGCCGGCACCCTGGCCGACGACCTGCGCCTGGCCGTTCCCGACGCGACCGACCACGACCTGCACGCCGCCCTGAAACTCGCGGGCGCCGACGACTGGGTCACCGCGCTGCCCGACGGCCTGCAGACCCGCGTCGGCGACGGCGAACACCCGCTCACCGCGAGCCAGGCGCAGCAACTGGCGCTGGCCCGGATCGCGCTGGTCGACCCGCCGGTGGTGATCCTCGACGAGGCCAGCGCCGAGGCGGGCAGCGCCGGCGCCCGCCAACTGGAGCTGGCCAGCGCCGCCCTGCTCCAGGACCGCACCGCGGTGGTGGTCGCACACCGGCTGACCCAGGCACAGAGCTGCGACCGGATCGCGGTGATGGCGCAGGGCCGGATCATCGAGCTGGGCACCCCGGCGGAGCTGATCGCCGCCGGCGGCGCCTACGCCGAACTCTGGGCCGCCTGGCACACGGCGTAG
- a CDS encoding nitroreductase: protein MDVYRAVRTRQSVRSFTGRPVPREVIERVLRAAADAPSGSNLQPWSVYVLSGDPLATLKKAVAERVAGGDSGDDREFAIYPPTVRSPYVERMEILGEARYGSLGITRDDVIGRARVRAENWNCFGAGTALFCYLDRDMPPPRWADVGIYLQTVMLLLRAEGLDSCAQEAWAEYHRSVAEVICPPPERMLFCGMSIGYAEPTVTHPRIRRAPLSETVTFIT from the coding sequence ATGGACGTCTACCGGGCGGTGCGGACGAGGCAGTCGGTTCGCAGCTTCACCGGTCGGCCCGTCCCGCGCGAGGTCATCGAACGAGTTTTGAGGGCAGCCGCCGACGCACCGTCCGGGAGCAACCTGCAGCCCTGGAGTGTTTACGTCCTTTCCGGCGACCCGCTGGCCACGCTGAAGAAGGCGGTGGCCGAGCGGGTCGCCGGCGGCGACAGCGGCGACGATCGCGAATTCGCGATCTACCCGCCCACCGTGCGCTCGCCCTACGTCGAGCGGATGGAGATCCTTGGCGAAGCTCGCTACGGCTCGCTGGGCATCACGCGCGACGATGTCATCGGCCGGGCCAGGGTCCGGGCCGAGAACTGGAACTGCTTCGGGGCCGGCACGGCACTGTTCTGCTACCTGGATCGCGACATGCCGCCACCGCGGTGGGCGGATGTCGGGATCTACCTGCAGACCGTGATGCTGCTGCTGCGGGCAGAGGGACTGGATAGCTGCGCCCAGGAGGCGTGGGCGGAATACCACCGCAGCGTCGCCGAGGTGATCTGCCCGCCACCCGAACGAATGCTGTTCTGCGGCATGTCGATCGGCTACGCCGAACCGACCGTCACGCATCCGCGCATCCGTCGCGCGCCCCTGTCGGAGACCGTGACGTTCATAACCTGA
- a CDS encoding gamma carbonic anhydrase family protein → MLIEHEGHSPTIDPTAYVAPTATLSGDVRVGPGCRVLFGAVLTAEGGPVEIGDDSIVMENAVLRGTRRDPLRLGRQVLVGPTSYLSGCQVEDEVFLATGSRVFNGARIGTRSEIRVNGIVHLRTVLPPDSMVPIGWVAVGDPLRILPTEDHEGIWAAQRELDFPGYVFGLDRPADGESLMPGISERFGRALGRHSDDRQL, encoded by the coding sequence ATGCTGATTGAGCACGAGGGCCATTCGCCGACGATTGACCCCACCGCCTACGTCGCGCCGACGGCGACCCTCAGCGGGGATGTCCGGGTGGGGCCGGGCTGCCGGGTGCTGTTCGGTGCGGTGCTCACCGCCGAGGGCGGGCCGGTGGAGATCGGCGACGACAGCATCGTCATGGAGAACGCCGTGCTGCGCGGCACCCGCCGCGACCCCCTGCGGCTGGGCCGCCAGGTCCTGGTCGGACCCACCTCCTATTTGAGCGGCTGTCAGGTGGAAGACGAGGTATTCCTGGCCACCGGCAGCCGCGTCTTCAACGGAGCGAGGATCGGAACACGCAGCGAGATCCGCGTCAACGGCATCGTGCACCTCCGCACGGTGCTGCCACCCGACTCCATGGTGCCTATCGGCTGGGTAGCGGTCGGCGATCCGCTTCGTATCCTTCCCACCGAAGACCATGAGGGCATCTGGGCCGCGCAGCGGGAGCTGGACTTCCCGGGCTACGTCTTCGGCCTGGACCGCCCGGCCGACGGCGAGAGTCTTATGCCGGGGATCTCCGAACGGTTCGGTCGCGCCCTGGGCCGCCACAGCGACGACCGACAACTCTAA
- a CDS encoding ABC transporter ATP-binding protein encodes MSRLRTADLTLGYDDRPVIANLDVTIPDGRITAIVGANACGKSTLLRGLARLLAPLGGAVYLDGKSLADVRTLDVAKVLGLLPQTPVAPDGITVADLVSRGRYPHQGWFRRWTDSDHDAVTRALAATGTADLIDRPIRSLSGGQRQRVWVAMALAQDTDLLLLDEPTTYLDINHQVELLRLLRTLNEDSGKTIVVVLHDLNLACRFSDHLIAMSAGRIVAEGDPTSVVTARLVEAVFGLSCLVVPDPVAGTPMIVPA; translated from the coding sequence ATGAGCCGACTGCGCACCGCGGACCTGACCCTTGGCTACGACGACCGCCCGGTCATCGCCAACCTCGACGTGACGATCCCGGACGGCCGGATCACCGCGATCGTCGGCGCCAACGCCTGCGGGAAGTCCACATTGCTGCGTGGCCTGGCCCGCTTGCTGGCACCGCTCGGCGGCGCCGTCTACCTCGACGGCAAGAGCCTGGCGGATGTGCGTACGCTCGATGTCGCCAAGGTGTTGGGCCTGTTGCCGCAGACGCCGGTCGCGCCCGACGGGATCACGGTCGCCGACCTGGTCTCCCGCGGCCGCTATCCTCACCAGGGCTGGTTCCGGCGCTGGACCGACAGCGACCACGACGCGGTCACCCGCGCGCTGGCCGCGACCGGCACGGCCGACCTGATCGACCGGCCGATCCGGTCGCTGTCCGGCGGCCAGCGCCAGCGGGTCTGGGTGGCGATGGCGCTGGCCCAGGACACCGACCTGTTGCTGCTCGACGAGCCGACCACCTATCTCGACATCAACCACCAGGTCGAGCTGCTGCGCCTGCTGCGCACGCTCAACGAGGACTCCGGCAAGACCATCGTCGTGGTGCTGCACGACCTCAACCTGGCCTGCCGCTTCAGCGACCACCTGATCGCGATGTCGGCCGGCCGCATCGTGGCCGAGGGCGACCCGACTTCGGTGGTCACCGCGCGACTGGTTGAAGCCGTCTTCGGCCTGAGCTGCCTGGTGGTCCCCGACCCGGTCGCCGGCACCCCGATGATCGTGCCGGCCTGA
- a CDS encoding FecCD family ABC transporter permease — protein sequence MTATLSTVDTLVGVDVAGRLRANRRRRAARSAAVTLGLAVLVFALFVVTMMVGSFRIGALEVVSSVLHLSDNAGVDFVVRELRLPTAFSALAVGLALGASGTIFQQLLRNPLASPDFVGITSGAGLAAVVGIVVLQAGGLVISGLALGGAIASALLMYVLAWRDGISGYRFILIGIGVAAFLDGLTGFVLTRAQLFEARQAMHWLTGSVGQASDVELRLLVGGLIVLLPLAVLLQRPLRALELGDDSARTLGTRTELSRAALLGTALVLVALAVSVAGPIVFVALVAGPIANRLLGAATGGIVPAALVGAALLLAADLVAVHVLPTPLPTGVVTGAVGAPYLLWLLATTNRQGAGG from the coding sequence ATGACCGCCACCTTATCCACTGTGGACACTCTTGTTGGCGTCGACGTCGCCGGCCGGCTCCGCGCCAACCGGCGGCGCCGTGCCGCCCGCTCGGCCGCCGTCACCCTCGGCCTGGCGGTGCTGGTCTTCGCGCTGTTCGTGGTCACGATGATGGTCGGCAGCTTCCGGATCGGCGCCCTCGAGGTCGTCTCGTCGGTGCTGCACCTGTCCGACAACGCCGGCGTCGACTTCGTGGTGCGCGAACTGCGGCTGCCGACCGCGTTCTCGGCCCTCGCGGTCGGCCTCGCGCTGGGCGCCTCCGGCACCATCTTCCAGCAGTTGCTGCGCAACCCGCTGGCCTCGCCCGACTTCGTCGGCATCACCTCCGGCGCCGGGCTCGCCGCGGTCGTCGGCATCGTCGTGCTCCAGGCCGGCGGGCTGGTGATCAGCGGCCTGGCCCTCGGCGGCGCGATCGCCTCGGCCCTGCTGATGTATGTGCTGGCCTGGCGCGACGGCATCAGCGGCTACCGGTTCATCCTGATCGGCATCGGCGTCGCGGCCTTCCTCGACGGCCTGACCGGCTTCGTGCTGACCCGGGCCCAGCTCTTCGAGGCCCGGCAGGCGATGCACTGGCTGACCGGCTCGGTCGGCCAGGCCAGCGACGTCGAGTTGCGGCTGCTGGTCGGCGGCCTGATCGTGCTGCTACCGCTGGCCGTCCTGCTCCAGCGGCCGCTGCGGGCGCTGGAGTTGGGCGACGACTCGGCCCGCACGCTCGGCACCCGCACCGAGCTCAGCCGCGCGGCCCTGCTCGGCACCGCGCTGGTGCTGGTCGCCCTCGCGGTGTCGGTCGCCGGCCCGATCGTCTTCGTGGCTCTGGTCGCCGGCCCGATCGCCAACCGGCTGCTCGGCGCGGCCACCGGCGGGATCGTCCCGGCCGCCCTGGTCGGCGCCGCGCTGCTGCTGGCCGCCGACCTGGTCGCCGTGCACGTGCTGCCCACTCCCCTGCCCACCGGTGTGGTCACCGGCGCGGTCGGGGCGCCCTATCTGCTGTGGCTGCTGGCCACCACCAACCGGCAAGGAGCGGGCGGATGA
- a CDS encoding FecCD family ABC transporter permease: MSAARPPATARRAAALGPGLVALCGVLAVVAFLSVTLGSRDIGLSEVLRALGNWTDDGSISSTVTLQLRVPRTLLGILVGAALGVAGVILQGVTRNPLADAGIMGINSGAAAFVVFAITVLGLRGVGVYVWFAFAGAIVALILVYAIASFGREGATPVKLALAGAAVTAGLASITSGIVMTNVDALNELRFWQVGSLAGRYAPILTGVAPFLLLGLAASLGLGRALNGLALGEDVARGLGQHIGRTRLAAFAVVAVLAGAATAACGPIVFVGLVVPHLARFICGPDYRWILPYSMLLAPIVLLLADVLGRVAARPDEVQVGVVLGVVCAPAFVAIVRYARLSEV, encoded by the coding sequence ATGTCAGCAGCTAGGCCGCCGGCGACGGCGCGACGAGCCGCGGCCCTCGGGCCGGGGCTCGTCGCCCTCTGTGGGGTCCTCGCCGTCGTCGCGTTCCTCAGCGTCACGCTCGGCTCGCGCGACATCGGCCTGTCCGAAGTGCTGCGCGCGCTGGGCAACTGGACCGACGACGGCTCGATCAGCAGCACCGTCACGCTCCAACTGCGGGTGCCGCGCACCCTGCTCGGCATCCTGGTCGGCGCCGCGCTCGGCGTCGCCGGTGTGATCCTCCAGGGCGTCACCCGCAACCCGCTCGCCGACGCCGGCATCATGGGCATCAACTCCGGCGCGGCCGCCTTCGTCGTCTTCGCCATCACCGTGCTCGGCCTGCGCGGCGTCGGCGTCTACGTCTGGTTCGCCTTCGCCGGCGCGATCGTGGCATTGATCCTGGTGTACGCGATCGCCTCCTTCGGTCGCGAAGGCGCCACCCCGGTCAAGCTGGCCCTGGCCGGAGCCGCGGTCACCGCCGGCCTCGCCTCGATCACCAGCGGCATTGTGATGACCAATGTGGACGCTCTCAACGAGCTGCGGTTCTGGCAGGTCGGTTCGCTGGCCGGCCGCTACGCGCCGATCCTGACCGGCGTCGCGCCGTTCCTACTGCTCGGCCTGGCCGCCTCGCTCGGCCTCGGCCGCGCCCTCAACGGCCTCGCGCTCGGTGAGGACGTGGCCCGCGGCCTCGGCCAGCACATCGGCCGCACCCGGTTGGCCGCCTTCGCGGTCGTCGCGGTGCTCGCCGGCGCGGCCACCGCCGCCTGCGGGCCGATCGTCTTCGTCGGCCTCGTCGTGCCGCACCTGGCCCGGTTCATCTGCGGGCCCGACTATCGCTGGATCCTGCCCTACTCGATGCTGCTGGCCCCGATCGTGCTGCTCCTCGCCGACGTGCTCGGCCGGGTCGCCGCGCGGCCCGACGAGGTGCAGGTCGGCGTGGTCCTCGGGGTGGTCTGCGCACCGGCGTTCGTGGCGATCGTCCGCTACGCGCGGCTGTCGGAGGTTTGA
- a CDS encoding ABC transporter substrate-binding protein, whose amino-acid sequence MRAWRQILAVAVLGAALAGCGSGTDSGGDNAAPSAGPWTFTGGSGQVVKADKTPTRIIAHAGEAAALMSFGIKPVGIYADESVKTDPNLKNLDLSGIEILGEEWGKIDVEKAAALAPDLIVGDWWPAEKAHSGMEEGVDEKSKKLAELAPITGVSQGKSIVELAEGYESLAKSLGAKVDSPEIAANKKRFEEAVTAFKAAVAAKPGLSVAAMSPADDKVYVANPAYAPELLDLQSWGLDVLNPASPDPGFPYWENLSWENADKYQPDLILWDGRSYTPSANAEWGTKQPTWFKIKAAKAGAAVAWPAFWLHTYGDFATELGKLTDAVKAADPNVSS is encoded by the coding sequence ATGCGCGCGTGGCGTCAGATCCTTGCGGTGGCGGTTCTCGGCGCCGCGCTCGCCGGTTGTGGCAGCGGCACCGACAGTGGCGGCGACAACGCCGCCCCGTCGGCCGGACCGTGGACGTTCACCGGCGGGTCCGGTCAGGTCGTCAAGGCCGACAAGACACCGACCCGGATCATCGCGCACGCCGGCGAGGCCGCGGCGCTGATGTCGTTCGGCATCAAGCCGGTCGGCATCTACGCCGACGAGTCGGTAAAAACAGATCCCAACCTGAAGAATCTCGACCTCTCGGGCATCGAGATCCTCGGCGAGGAGTGGGGCAAGATCGACGTCGAGAAGGCCGCCGCGCTGGCGCCGGACCTGATCGTCGGTGACTGGTGGCCCGCCGAGAAGGCGCACAGCGGCATGGAAGAGGGCGTCGACGAGAAGAGCAAGAAGCTCGCCGAGCTCGCGCCGATCACCGGCGTTTCGCAGGGCAAGTCGATCGTCGAGCTCGCCGAGGGTTACGAGAGCCTGGCCAAGAGCCTCGGCGCCAAAGTAGACAGTCCCGAGATCGCGGCCAACAAGAAGCGGTTCGAAGAGGCCGTCACCGCGTTCAAGGCCGCCGTCGCCGCGAAGCCGGGCCTGAGCGTCGCGGCGATGTCGCCGGCCGACGACAAGGTCTACGTGGCCAACCCGGCCTACGCGCCGGAGTTGCTCGACCTCCAGAGCTGGGGCCTCGACGTGCTCAACCCGGCCAGCCCCGACCCCGGCTTCCCCTATTGGGAGAATCTGAGCTGGGAGAACGCCGACAAATACCAGCCCGACCTGATCCTCTGGGACGGCCGCTCCTACACCCCCTCCGCCAACGCCGAGTGGGGCACCAAGCAGCCGACCTGGTTCAAAATCAAGGCGGCCAAGGCCGGCGCGGCCGTCGCGTGGCCGGCGTTCTGGCTGCACACCTACGGCGACTTCGCCACCGAGCTGGGCAAGCTGACCGACGCGGTCAAGGCCGCGGATCCGAATGTCAGCAGCTAG
- a CDS encoding YiaA/YiaB family inner membrane protein, producing the protein MTAPVARKTTTAFFVQAALSFGISLFAATVAIIYLPVGVWIRAFLALSLLYVVTSSFTLAKCVRDHQESTDVVSRVDQARLDKLLAEHDPFKVHTGLSD; encoded by the coding sequence ATGACTGCACCCGTGGCGCGCAAGACGACAACGGCCTTCTTCGTACAAGCGGCGCTATCGTTTGGAATCTCGTTGTTCGCGGCAACTGTCGCGATCATCTATCTGCCGGTGGGCGTCTGGATCCGCGCGTTTCTCGCGCTGAGCCTGCTCTACGTCGTGACCTCGTCGTTCACGCTCGCCAAGTGCGTGCGCGACCATCAGGAGTCGACCGACGTGGTGAGCCGGGTCGACCAGGCGCGGCTCGACAAGCTGCTCGCCGAACACGACCCGTTCAAGGTCCATACCGGATTGTCCGACTAG
- a CDS encoding response regulator — protein sequence MTDTRILLADDHALVRRGVRLILDGEPGLTVMAEAADGAEAIELARTEKPDLAVLDIAMPRLTGLQAARELSRSLPDLKILILTMYDNEQYFFEALKVGAAGYVLKSVADRDLVDACRAAMRDEPFLYPGAVNALVRQYLAGMPARAITDREEEVLKLVAEGHSSRQIADLLFISVKTVERHRANLLQKLGLRDRLELTRYAIRVGLIEP from the coding sequence GTGACGGACACCCGGATCCTGCTCGCCGACGACCACGCGCTGGTGCGCCGCGGCGTGCGGCTCATCCTCGACGGCGAGCCCGGGCTGACCGTGATGGCCGAGGCCGCCGACGGTGCGGAGGCGATCGAACTCGCCCGCACCGAGAAGCCGGACCTCGCCGTGCTCGACATCGCCATGCCGCGGTTGACGGGGCTACAGGCCGCGCGGGAGCTGTCCCGGTCGCTGCCCGACCTGAAAATCCTGATCCTGACGATGTACGACAACGAGCAGTACTTCTTCGAGGCGCTCAAGGTCGGCGCGGCCGGGTATGTGCTCAAGTCGGTCGCCGACCGCGACCTCGTCGACGCCTGCCGGGCGGCCATGCGCGACGAGCCGTTCCTCTATCCCGGCGCGGTCAACGCCCTGGTCCGCCAATACCTGGCCGGCATGCCGGCGCGGGCCATCACCGACCGCGAGGAAGAGGTGCTCAAGCTGGTCGCCGAGGGCCACTCGTCGCGCCAGATCGCCGACCTGCTCTTCATCAGCGTGAAGACCGTCGAGCGGCACCGGGCCAACCTGCTACAGAAACTCGGCCTGCGCGACCGGCTCGAGTTGACCCGCTACGCCATCCGCGTCGGGCTGATCGAGCCCTGA
- a CDS encoding Na+/H+ antiporter, producing the protein MSVETILIFVLAAVAVVVLVRWVAERTSLPAAALLPIVGIVYAVLPGPNISLDPKIILTFVIPPLLYSAALDSSLLAIRRNLRIVVSLSVVLVLITALVIGIGFQWFVAGATLAAGIAVGAAIAPPDPVAALGVGRKVGLPPRLLTIIQGEGLLNDATALTILSVAVAAAVGDGFSWGSAIGKFALAAAGGVLVGVVVAYVVRLLRKLRDDPLTANAISLVTPFGAYLAAEELHVSGVLAVVVAGLIIGHYAPLTGSGASRLQTTAVWRLVDFLLEGFVFLLIGQQLPRVVRGLEDYELSTILAAVSISVGVALLLRPVWLILTQFLPRSLHTRLISDDTDTDEQRVVAQRHRIGLPGREVVALSWAGTRGVISLAAIFALPLTTDSGAPFPDRDLLLFCTFVVVLVTLVGQGLTFAPLVRALGLRANRSDQAMLRNEARSASVEAALERLSEVAAEGDPEEVRAIEATRGQLKARLARYQGRIDLLRESDSEDVPVSPGYEAGLRVRRAAIDAQREELLRWRDAGRLPDEGLRVLQRELDHEERLLPDRPR; encoded by the coding sequence GTGAGCGTCGAAACGATCTTGATTTTCGTCCTTGCCGCGGTGGCAGTGGTGGTGCTGGTCCGGTGGGTGGCCGAGCGCACCAGCCTGCCCGCGGCCGCGCTGCTGCCCATTGTCGGCATCGTCTACGCGGTGCTGCCGGGACCCAACATCAGCCTGGACCCGAAGATCATCCTGACGTTCGTCATCCCGCCGCTGCTCTACAGCGCGGCGCTCGACTCGTCGCTGCTGGCGATCCGCCGCAACCTGCGCATCGTGGTCAGCCTGTCGGTGGTCCTGGTGCTCATCACCGCGTTGGTGATCGGCATCGGGTTCCAGTGGTTCGTCGCCGGCGCGACGCTCGCGGCGGGCATCGCGGTAGGTGCGGCGATCGCGCCGCCCGACCCGGTCGCCGCGCTCGGCGTCGGCCGCAAGGTCGGCCTGCCGCCTCGGCTGCTCACGATCATCCAGGGTGAGGGACTGCTCAACGACGCGACGGCGCTGACCATCCTGAGCGTCGCGGTGGCCGCCGCCGTCGGCGACGGATTCTCGTGGGGCTCGGCGATCGGCAAGTTCGCGCTCGCGGCGGCCGGTGGCGTGCTGGTCGGTGTCGTGGTGGCCTACGTGGTCCGGCTGCTCCGCAAGCTGCGCGACGACCCGCTCACCGCCAACGCCATCTCCCTGGTCACGCCGTTCGGCGCCTACCTGGCGGCCGAGGAACTGCACGTCTCGGGCGTGCTCGCGGTCGTGGTCGCCGGCCTGATCATCGGCCACTACGCGCCGCTGACCGGGTCGGGGGCCAGCCGGCTACAGACCACCGCGGTCTGGCGACTCGTCGACTTCCTGCTCGAGGGCTTCGTGTTCCTGCTGATCGGCCAGCAGCTACCCCGGGTCGTGCGCGGGCTCGAAGACTACGAGCTGTCGACCATCCTGGCCGCCGTCTCGATCAGCGTCGGGGTGGCGCTGCTGCTGCGGCCGGTGTGGCTGATCCTCACCCAGTTCCTGCCCCGGTCGCTGCACACCCGGCTGATCAGCGATGACACCGACACCGACGAGCAGCGGGTGGTGGCGCAGCGGCACCGGATCGGCCTGCCCGGCCGCGAGGTGGTGGCGCTGAGCTGGGCCGGCACCCGCGGCGTGATCAGCCTGGCCGCCATCTTCGCGCTGCCGTTGACGACCGACAGTGGCGCTCCGTTCCCGGACCGCGACCTGCTGTTGTTCTGCACGTTCGTGGTCGTGCTGGTCACCCTGGTCGGGCAGGGCCTGACCTTCGCGCCGCTGGTGCGGGCGCTCGGCCTGCGGGCCAACCGGTCCGACCAGGCCATGTTGCGCAACGAGGCCCGGTCCGCGTCGGTCGAGGCCGCCCTGGAACGGCTCTCCGAGGTCGCCGCGGAGGGTGACCCCGAGGAGGTGCGGGCCATCGAGGCGACGCGTGGCCAGCTCAAGGCGCGGCTGGCCCGCTACCAGGGCCGGATCGACCTGCTCCGGGAGTCGGACTCCGAGGACGTGCCGGTGTCCCCCGGCTACGAGGCGGGCCTGCGAGTGCGCCGCGCCGCGATCGACGCGCAGCGCGAGGAGTTGCTCCGCTGGCGCGACGCCGGCCGCCTGCCCGACGAGGGCCTGCGGGTGCTGCAACGCGAACTCGACCACGAGGAGCGGCTGCTGCCGGACCGGCCGCGCTGA
- a CDS encoding sensor histidine kinase — protein sequence MPLFWRIFLLNAAVLSAATGLLLFTPASVSTAATPAEAARLFAALAVMLVANAALLRVGLAPLSRLTRTMATVDLLRPGRRLAVTGNSGIASLVRTFNTMLERLEAERATSAGRALTAQEDERRRIAQELHDEVGQSLTAVLLELKRVGDHAPDEVRAELREVQETTRNSLDEIRRIARRLRPGVLHELGLTSALRSLATEYSTRGVSVRARIEPDLPDLAEDAELVVYRIAQEGLTNTARHARAEQVDLTLRRTPGGVELLVRDDGRGLRGAPEGAGIRGMRERALLAGADLTVGASPAGGTEVRLRLPARTPEMGVATDAEPASLRQG from the coding sequence GTGCCCCTGTTCTGGCGGATCTTCCTGCTCAACGCCGCTGTGCTGTCGGCAGCGACCGGGCTGCTGCTCTTCACCCCGGCCAGCGTATCGACCGCGGCCACGCCGGCCGAGGCGGCCAGGTTGTTCGCCGCCCTGGCCGTGATGCTGGTCGCGAACGCCGCGCTGCTGCGCGTCGGCCTGGCCCCATTGTCCCGGTTGACCCGCACCATGGCGACGGTGGACCTGTTGCGCCCCGGCCGCCGGCTGGCGGTGACCGGCAACTCGGGCATCGCCTCGCTCGTGCGCACCTTCAACACCATGCTCGAACGGCTGGAGGCCGAGCGCGCCACCAGCGCCGGCCGCGCCCTGACGGCGCAGGAAGACGAGCGGCGCCGGATCGCCCAGGAGTTGCACGACGAGGTCGGGCAGAGCCTGACGGCGGTGCTCCTGGAGCTCAAGCGGGTCGGCGACCACGCCCCCGACGAGGTCCGCGCCGAGCTCCGCGAGGTGCAGGAAACCACCCGCAACAGCCTCGACGAGATCCGCCGGATCGCCCGGAGGTTGCGCCCCGGCGTGTTGCACGAGTTGGGCCTGACCAGCGCGCTGCGGTCGCTGGCGACGGAATACTCGACCCGTGGCGTGAGCGTCCGGGCCCGGATCGAACCCGACCTGCCGGACCTGGCCGAAGACGCCGAACTCGTGGTCTACCGGATCGCGCAGGAAGGGCTGACCAACACCGCCCGGCACGCCCGCGCGGAGCAGGTCGACCTCACCCTGCGCCGCACGCCGGGCGGTGTCGAGTTGCTCGTCCGCGACGACGGCCGGGGCCTGCGGGGTGCGCCGGAGGGTGCCGGCATCCGCGGGATGCGCGAACGCGCGCTGTTGGCCGGCGCCGACCTCACCGTCGGCGCCAGCCCCGCCGGCGGCACCGAGGTGCGGCTGCGCCTGCCCGCGCGTACCCCGGAAATGGGTGTCGCCACCGATGCGGAGCCGGCGTCGTTGCGGCAAGGCTAA